One segment of Halomonas sp. TD01 DNA contains the following:
- a CDS encoding thiol-disulfide oxidoreductase DCC family protein, whose amino-acid sequence MSDNTPINVFYDAVCPGCRKDRRRFERWAGRHGHSIVWCDVTEHQQLLRDKGVAPEAALRSLHIEKVDGTVIEGIDAYRVLIARIPFLAPIAWLIGLPGIKNALRWYYDRWVKQRLKREGRWSE is encoded by the coding sequence ATGTCTGATAACACCCCAATCAACGTCTTTTACGATGCGGTTTGCCCTGGCTGCCGCAAAGATCGTCGTCGTTTTGAGCGTTGGGCTGGCAGGCATGGTCATTCCATTGTGTGGTGCGATGTCACTGAGCATCAGCAGCTATTACGAGACAAAGGAGTGGCGCCAGAAGCCGCTTTACGCTCGCTGCATATCGAAAAAGTCGATGGCACTGTTATCGAAGGCATTGATGCCTATCGTGTGTTGATAGCGCGTATTCCATTTCTGGCGCCTATTGCATGGCTGATTGGCCTGCCAGGCATTAAAAACGCGTTACGCTGGTATTATGACCGTTGGGTAAAGCAACGTCTTAAGCGGGAAGGGCGTTGGTCTGAATAG
- a CDS encoding flavodoxin family protein: MKRLLIIAHAPSKNTQKMLEAVINGASHPDIENVEVFSLPPLETHPEDINAADAIILGTTENLGYMAGLMKDVFDRCYYPCLDKNEGLPFAFYIRAGHDGTGTRRAIECITKGLRWRLVQDPLICRGDFQTGFIDQCEELGLSIAASLEAGII; this comes from the coding sequence ATGAAACGTCTACTCATCATTGCTCACGCACCTTCTAAGAACACTCAAAAAATGCTCGAAGCCGTTATCAATGGCGCTTCTCACCCCGACATAGAGAATGTGGAAGTGTTCTCTCTCCCCCCACTCGAAACACACCCCGAAGACATTAACGCCGCCGATGCCATCATTTTGGGGACGACTGAAAATTTAGGATATATGGCAGGCCTGATGAAGGATGTCTTCGACCGGTGCTATTACCCATGCCTGGATAAAAACGAGGGACTGCCTTTTGCCTTTTATATTCGAGCTGGCCACGACGGAACCGGCACTCGCCGAGCAATTGAGTGTATCACCAAGGGATTGCGCTGGAGATTGGTGCAAGACCCACTTATCTGCAGGGGTGATTTCCAAACAGGGTTCATCGACCAATGTGAGGAGCTAGGGCTGTCCATAGCCGCTAGCCTGGAAGCAGGCATCATCTGA
- a CDS encoding histone deacetylase family protein, translating into MHKVIAFYDDRVLDHEPNIDADFLPERIDKRIRHLLAGLPIPWKYPEHPGRLQAIQQLLEKAPIDGLQIEGGKAATHDQLARVHTTSYLSDIFSLRGKNAWLDVDTTAVSPGSIDAAEVAAGTAIAAVEAVMDKRTQSAFALIRPPGHHAEPVRARGFCLFNNVAVAAAHARSALGCERVLIIDWDAHHGNGTQDIFWADPDVMFFDIHRAAPFYPGSGHLEEVGAGLGEGTTINVPLPAGAGDEAYLKAFRDILAPAAHWFKPDIILVSAGFDPHWHDLALNVSYEGFGALTGFLQQLAEQHCEGRLVFVLEGGYNLESLANGTRAVLAVLAGNTIPVPDTCGIAEVQAAADFHRSAFPTS; encoded by the coding sequence ATGCATAAAGTCATCGCTTTTTATGACGATCGCGTACTTGACCACGAGCCTAATATCGACGCGGATTTTTTACCCGAGCGAATTGATAAACGCATTCGACACTTGTTGGCAGGGCTACCTATTCCGTGGAAATACCCCGAGCACCCTGGTCGGTTACAAGCAATCCAACAACTGCTTGAGAAAGCACCGATTGATGGTCTGCAGATTGAAGGAGGCAAGGCCGCGACACACGATCAGTTAGCCCGTGTACACACCACCTCTTATCTCAGCGACATCTTTAGCCTGCGCGGAAAAAATGCATGGTTGGATGTGGATACCACAGCGGTGTCACCAGGTAGCATTGACGCGGCAGAAGTCGCCGCAGGCACGGCTATTGCCGCCGTAGAAGCCGTCATGGATAAACGCACCCAAAGTGCGTTTGCACTTATTAGGCCGCCTGGCCATCATGCGGAACCCGTTCGCGCCCGTGGGTTTTGCTTATTCAACAATGTTGCAGTAGCTGCCGCCCATGCGCGCAGCGCCTTAGGCTGCGAAAGAGTACTAATTATTGATTGGGACGCACACCACGGTAACGGCACACAGGATATCTTTTGGGCCGACCCCGACGTGATGTTTTTTGACATACACCGCGCCGCACCTTTCTACCCAGGCTCAGGTCATTTAGAAGAAGTCGGCGCGGGTTTGGGTGAAGGAACTACCATCAATGTCCCACTCCCCGCTGGCGCCGGCGATGAGGCGTATCTCAAGGCGTTTCGTGACATTTTGGCGCCTGCTGCCCATTGGTTTAAGCCGGATATTATTTTAGTCTCAGCAGGCTTTGACCCACATTGGCATGATTTAGCGCTCAACGTTTCTTATGAGGGCTTTGGTGCCCTGACGGGGTTCTTACAACAGCTAGCTGAACAACACTGCGAGGGCCGTTTAGTGTTTGTTTTAGAGGGCGGCTATAACCTGGAATCACTGGCCAACGGCACCCGAGCGGTGCTTGCAGTACTTGCGGGAAACACCATCCCAGTGCCTGATACTTGCGGTATCGCAGAAGTCCAAGCGGCGGCTGACTTTCATCGCAGTGCGTTTCCAACCAGTTAA
- the fadA gene encoding acetyl-CoA C-acyltransferase FadA, with protein sequence MSLNPRDIVVVDGVRTAMAKAKNGAFRNVRAENLSAAVMQALFDRNANLDPSEVDDVIWGCVNQTLEQSMNIARNAAIMTGIPRSVPAQTVNRLCGSSMTALHIAAANIKAGMGDFYVIGGVEHMEHVPMAHGVDVNPAASKYAAKAAMMMGLTAELLGKMHGISREDQDKFGVRSHQRAQAAMEKGYFDNEIIGVEGHDQRGFKILFKNDEVIRPEASLESMASLKPVFDPRNGTVTAGTSSALSVGASAMAVMSYERAQALGLEPIAKVLSTGVAGCDASIMGYGPVPASKKALKAAGLSAADIQTVELNEAFAAQGLPVLKDLGFLDAMDEKVNLHGGAIALGHPLGCSGSRICTTLLNVMQQRDTTLGLATMCIGMGQGVATVFERLK encoded by the coding sequence ATGAGTTTGAACCCAAGAGATATCGTGGTGGTTGACGGTGTACGTACCGCCATGGCGAAAGCTAAAAATGGCGCGTTTCGTAATGTGCGCGCTGAGAATTTGTCAGCAGCTGTCATGCAGGCGCTGTTTGATCGTAACGCTAATCTAGATCCGTCCGAAGTTGATGATGTAATCTGGGGGTGTGTTAACCAGACCCTTGAGCAGTCCATGAACATCGCGCGTAATGCGGCGATCATGACCGGCATTCCCCGCTCGGTGCCTGCGCAAACCGTTAACCGTCTGTGCGGCTCCTCAATGACGGCACTGCATATTGCGGCGGCTAACATTAAAGCGGGTATGGGCGACTTTTACGTGATCGGTGGGGTAGAGCACATGGAGCACGTGCCCATGGCTCACGGTGTTGATGTTAACCCAGCCGCCAGCAAATACGCCGCGAAAGCTGCCATGATGATGGGGTTGACTGCTGAACTGCTGGGCAAAATGCACGGTATTTCCCGTGAAGACCAGGATAAGTTTGGCGTGCGTTCCCACCAGCGTGCCCAGGCTGCGATGGAGAAAGGCTACTTCGATAACGAAATCATTGGCGTTGAAGGCCACGATCAGCGCGGCTTTAAAATTCTGTTCAAAAACGATGAAGTGATTCGTCCTGAGGCGAGCCTTGAGTCGATGGCCAGCCTTAAGCCGGTGTTTGATCCTCGCAACGGTACCGTTACCGCTGGCACGTCGTCTGCATTGTCGGTAGGCGCTTCAGCAATGGCCGTTATGAGCTACGAGCGCGCCCAAGCGTTAGGGCTTGAGCCGATTGCGAAAGTGCTTTCAACGGGTGTAGCAGGCTGTGATGCCTCTATTATGGGTTACGGCCCGGTGCCTGCGTCTAAAAAAGCCCTGAAAGCCGCTGGCTTATCGGCAGCAGATATTCAAACCGTTGAGCTCAACGAAGCGTTTGCTGCGCAAGGCTTGCCTGTCTTGAAAGATCTTGGCTTCCTAGATGCCATGGATGAAAAAGTGAACCTACACGGCGGTGCCATTGCGCTAGGCCACCCGCTGGGCTGTTCGGGTTCGCGGATCTGTACAACACTGCTTAACGTTATGCAGCAGCGCGATACCACCCTCGGCCTTGCCACTATGTGTATCGGTATGGGGCAAGGGGTAGCGACCGTGTTTGAACGACTCAAATAA
- the fadB gene encoding fatty acid oxidation complex subunit alpha FadB: MIYQGNAITVERRDTQGGNDIAKLTFDLKDESVNKLSSAVVAELGEAVKALQAESGLQGLMISSGKDAFIVGADITEFHSLFDKGEEYLVEMNLKVHDIFNAIEDLPFPTVTAINGLALGGGCEVLLTTDFRVMSEKAKIGLPETKLGILPGWGGCVRLPRLIGADNAIEWIAGGTENRANAALKVGAVDAVVTHELLEEAALDILDRANAGELDYQARREEKKSPLNLNAIEQMMAFETAKGFVAGKAGPHYPAPVESIKVIQKGAGETRARAQAIEAKAFAKLALSSVAFNLVGLFLNDQVVKKKGSKYEKQSQPVKQTAVLGAGIMGGGIAYQSASKGTPIVMKDINEEAIELGLKEARKLFSKQVERKKLTTEQMAEKLTNIRPTLSYGDFGNVDLVVEAVVENPKVKDAVLTEVEGMVSESTILTSNTSTISINRLAKNLKRPENFCGMHFFNPVHRMPLVEVIRGEKTSDAAVAATVAYARAMGKTPIVVNDCPGFLVNRVLFPYFGGFSFLVEQGADFQRVDKVMEKFGWPMGPAYLLDVVGLDTAVHANEVMAEGFPDRMARDGKTAIQVMYDNKRLGQKNDKGFYAYEEDKKGKPKKVTDEQAYALVKDVVKEQKEFSDEDIIARMMVPLCLETVRCLEDGIVETPAEADMALIYGIGFPPFRGGALRYIDAMGVAEFVKLAENLAEELGPLYAPTEKLRQMAQNNEQFYSGTQA, encoded by the coding sequence ATGATCTATCAAGGCAATGCCATCACGGTGGAGCGTCGTGACACCCAAGGTGGCAATGACATCGCTAAGCTCACTTTCGATCTGAAAGATGAGTCCGTTAATAAGCTGTCCAGTGCTGTTGTGGCAGAGTTGGGCGAGGCAGTAAAAGCGCTTCAAGCTGAAAGCGGCCTACAGGGGTTGATGATTAGCAGTGGCAAAGATGCATTTATTGTCGGCGCTGACATCACCGAGTTTCACAGCCTTTTTGACAAAGGCGAAGAGTATCTCGTCGAGATGAACCTTAAGGTTCACGACATCTTCAATGCGATTGAAGATCTGCCTTTCCCAACCGTGACGGCCATTAATGGCCTGGCCCTTGGTGGCGGCTGTGAAGTCCTGTTGACCACCGATTTCCGGGTAATGAGTGAGAAAGCCAAAATCGGCTTACCTGAAACCAAGCTAGGCATTCTGCCAGGCTGGGGTGGTTGTGTACGTTTACCTCGCTTGATTGGCGCAGATAACGCGATTGAATGGATTGCTGGCGGTACTGAAAACCGTGCTAATGCGGCACTTAAAGTCGGCGCAGTCGATGCTGTTGTTACTCACGAGCTTCTTGAAGAAGCCGCATTGGATATTCTAGACCGTGCCAATGCCGGTGAGTTGGATTACCAAGCGCGTCGCGAAGAGAAGAAATCACCGCTTAATCTCAACGCCATTGAGCAAATGATGGCGTTTGAAACCGCCAAAGGGTTTGTAGCTGGCAAGGCCGGCCCTCACTACCCCGCGCCGGTAGAGTCGATCAAGGTGATTCAGAAAGGCGCTGGCGAGACGCGTGCCCGTGCCCAGGCGATTGAAGCGAAAGCATTTGCCAAGCTAGCACTCAGCAGTGTTGCCTTTAACTTGGTTGGCCTGTTCCTTAACGACCAAGTCGTGAAGAAAAAAGGTAGCAAGTACGAGAAGCAGTCGCAGCCAGTTAAGCAGACCGCCGTGCTGGGCGCAGGCATCATGGGTGGTGGTATCGCCTACCAGAGTGCCAGCAAAGGTACGCCCATTGTTATGAAAGATATCAATGAGGAAGCCATTGAGCTGGGCCTGAAAGAAGCGCGTAAGCTGTTCTCCAAGCAGGTAGAGCGTAAAAAGCTGACGACCGAGCAGATGGCCGAAAAGCTGACCAACATTCGCCCCACGCTCTCTTACGGTGATTTCGGCAACGTCGACCTAGTGGTCGAGGCGGTGGTTGAAAATCCCAAGGTCAAAGACGCCGTACTGACCGAAGTCGAAGGCATGGTGAGTGAAAGCACCATCCTTACCTCTAACACCTCGACGATTTCTATTAATCGCTTGGCTAAGAATCTTAAGCGTCCTGAAAACTTCTGCGGTATGCACTTTTTTAACCCTGTGCACCGTATGCCGTTAGTGGAGGTTATTCGTGGCGAGAAGACCTCAGATGCGGCGGTGGCAGCAACAGTTGCCTACGCACGTGCGATGGGCAAAACCCCGATCGTTGTGAATGACTGCCCCGGCTTTTTGGTTAACCGCGTATTGTTCCCTTACTTCGGCGGCTTTAGCTTCCTGGTAGAGCAGGGCGCTGATTTCCAGCGCGTTGACAAAGTGATGGAAAAGTTTGGCTGGCCTATGGGGCCTGCGTATCTGCTGGACGTAGTCGGTCTTGATACTGCGGTACACGCTAACGAAGTGATGGCAGAAGGCTTCCCGGATCGCATGGCGCGTGACGGCAAAACCGCTATTCAGGTGATGTACGACAATAAGCGTCTGGGCCAGAAGAACGATAAAGGCTTCTATGCCTATGAAGAAGATAAGAAAGGCAAACCTAAGAAAGTTACCGACGAGCAAGCCTACGCGCTGGTGAAAGACGTCGTGAAAGAGCAGAAAGAGTTTTCTGATGAAGACATTATCGCTCGCATGATGGTACCGCTTTGTCTGGAAACTGTTCGTTGCCTTGAAGATGGCATCGTGGAAACCCCAGCTGAAGCCGATATGGCATTAATCTACGGCATCGGTTTCCCTCCCTTCCGCGGTGGCGCGCTGCGCTACATTGACGCGATGGGTGTTGCCGAATTCGTGAAGCTAGCCGAAAACCTTGCGGAAGAGTTAGGCCCGCTTTACGCGCCCACTGAGAAACTGCGTCAGATGGCTCAAAATAACGAGCAATTTTATTCTGGCACTCAGGCCTAA
- a CDS encoding DUF5924 family protein has translation MGSFFTPTRITALQARVERTVERLKPWSWLWPPIAFGAGLGSFFLVDRQQWLGAALALGLLFAWLLLLTESFIGRWLAKRGHPTLPRGVTTFIAQMIHQETLFFTLPFILVTTVWNSGQTLFALLVITMAILSIVDPLYYKLAERWRSLYFIFHAQCVFLVVLVILPIMLQLTTGQSLILALVITIFVALPSFWHLLKKRSLTRWFAFFALTIMLAYAAWLGKIWVPPASLWMTNSALSPALDIQSRAPHGTMALTPDAIRSKGLYVYTAIRAPRGLSETIHHVWHHNGELLDEVELAINGGREQGYRAWSHKQNFPEAPSGEWRIDIMTDSGQRLGLIRFTVSDDLEKATIADSKIQPNGLSALNLRRFIPGNDSSENDSSTDE, from the coding sequence ATGGGTAGTTTCTTTACTCCCACTCGTATCACGGCACTACAAGCACGGGTTGAACGTACCGTCGAGCGTCTAAAACCCTGGAGCTGGCTGTGGCCACCTATCGCGTTTGGCGCTGGGCTGGGCAGCTTTTTTCTGGTGGATCGCCAACAATGGCTAGGAGCCGCGTTAGCGTTGGGACTTCTTTTTGCCTGGCTGCTACTACTCACTGAGAGCTTCATAGGACGTTGGCTTGCTAAACGCGGCCACCCCACACTGCCCCGTGGGGTCACCACCTTTATCGCCCAAATGATTCACCAGGAAACACTGTTCTTTACGTTGCCATTTATCCTGGTTACAACCGTGTGGAATAGTGGGCAGACGCTGTTTGCATTGTTAGTGATAACAATGGCAATACTGTCGATCGTAGATCCACTCTATTACAAGCTCGCCGAGCGCTGGCGAAGCCTCTATTTTATCTTTCATGCCCAGTGTGTCTTTTTAGTGGTATTGGTGATTCTGCCTATCATGCTTCAACTGACGACTGGCCAAAGCCTAATCCTTGCGCTGGTGATTACCATATTTGTTGCACTGCCCAGTTTTTGGCACTTGCTTAAAAAACGTTCATTAACACGCTGGTTCGCTTTTTTTGCTCTCACTATCATGTTGGCGTATGCAGCCTGGCTCGGCAAAATATGGGTGCCCCCAGCCAGTTTGTGGATGACAAACAGCGCACTTTCCCCGGCTCTTGATATTCAAAGCCGCGCACCTCACGGGACAATGGCACTTACGCCAGATGCGATTCGCTCTAAAGGCCTTTACGTTTACACCGCTATTCGTGCACCGCGTGGATTAAGCGAGACAATTCATCATGTATGGCACCACAACGGTGAATTGTTAGACGAAGTAGAACTTGCTATCAACGGTGGACGGGAACAGGGCTACCGGGCATGGAGCCATAAGCAGAATTTTCCTGAAGCGCCGTCGGGAGAGTGGCGTATCGACATTATGACGGATAGCGGACAACGGCTAGGGCTGATCCGGTTTACTGTTTCGGACGATCTGGAAAAAGCCACGATAGCGGACAGCAAGATCCAACCGAACGGCTTGAGTGCGCTAAATTTGCGCCGCTTTATACCTGGAAACGACAGCTCTGAAAACGATTCATCAACGGACGAATAA
- the slyA gene encoding transcriptional regulator SlyA has product MASTIGFRIARLPHLWRSILDRRLAPLGLTQTRWVTLYHLWKLGEGNPQCDLARAIGVEAPSLVRTLGQLEAQGLVERRACDNDRRSKRLYLTPAAMPLLEQIDSVVQVARKEMLAGLSESDLDQLDKWLALIESNGMAIQSRDQDGPPA; this is encoded by the coding sequence ATGGCTTCAACAATTGGTTTTCGCATTGCACGCCTGCCCCACCTGTGGCGTTCTATTCTGGACCGAAGGCTTGCCCCCTTAGGGTTAACACAAACGCGCTGGGTGACGCTTTACCATCTATGGAAGTTAGGTGAAGGCAACCCACAGTGTGATTTAGCTAGGGCGATTGGCGTAGAGGCGCCGTCTTTAGTAAGAACCCTAGGGCAACTCGAGGCACAAGGGCTAGTTGAGCGACGGGCCTGCGATAATGATCGCCGTAGCAAGCGGCTTTATCTAACGCCGGCGGCAATGCCCCTACTTGAACAAATTGACAGCGTTGTCCAGGTGGCGCGCAAAGAGATGTTGGCTGGCCTAAGTGAGAGTGATTTAGACCAGTTAGACAAGTGGCTGGCGCTGATAGAGTCCAATGGCATGGCGATTCAGTCAAGAGACCAAGACGGCCCCCCGGCATAA
- a CDS encoding preprotein translocase subunit YajC yields the protein MEWLIIIFILMFVIAPVMWLKPSPQQKRQMALRSSAKKQGVTVKMEKPPLHHFRGTMPAYRWYFSQQAPGPDFVLVRESNASEALELYHAGWRWRIAPLRPLPEIASASLKALLERLPQDALVIESNSTALTLWWWESQTAERFSTYGDDFQTLKETLSGLSDRPAVKPLNGTGETAGH from the coding sequence ATGGAATGGTTAATTATTATTTTTATTTTAATGTTTGTTATTGCTCCGGTGATGTGGCTGAAGCCTAGCCCCCAGCAAAAGCGCCAAATGGCGCTGCGTTCAAGTGCCAAGAAGCAAGGGGTAACGGTCAAGATGGAGAAGCCGCCCCTGCATCATTTCCGAGGCACGATGCCCGCCTATCGTTGGTATTTTTCCCAGCAGGCGCCAGGTCCCGATTTTGTGCTAGTTCGTGAATCGAACGCAAGTGAGGCGCTGGAGCTTTATCATGCCGGGTGGCGTTGGCGTATTGCGCCATTACGGCCACTGCCAGAAATCGCAAGCGCCTCTTTGAAAGCCTTGCTAGAGCGCCTTCCACAAGATGCTTTGGTGATCGAGTCGAATTCTACGGCGTTAACACTATGGTGGTGGGAGTCACAAACTGCCGAGCGTTTCTCGACCTACGGAGACGATTTTCAGACGCTAAAAGAAACGCTTAGTGGGTTGTCAGACCGCCCTGCTGTAAAGCCGCTAAATGGGACCGGCGAAACAGCAGGGCATTAA
- a CDS encoding universal stress protein: MSYHHILVAVDLTKDSHKILERAVAIAERNNDAKISIMHTLEPLGFAYGGDIPMDLTSIQDQLDDHAKKRLAEIAIPHVEPADQHVVVGMPDTEIHRFAEEHNVDLIVVGSHGRHGFALLLGSTSTGVLHGAQCDVLAVRVGKKGEQSDE; this comes from the coding sequence ATGAGCTATCACCACATATTAGTAGCCGTTGATCTAACTAAAGACTCCCATAAAATCTTAGAGCGCGCAGTCGCGATTGCTGAGCGCAACAACGATGCCAAAATTTCTATTATGCACACCCTCGAACCATTGGGCTTCGCTTACGGCGGCGACATTCCAATGGATCTCACCAGCATTCAAGACCAACTGGATGACCACGCAAAAAAGCGGCTGGCTGAAATTGCCATCCCTCATGTCGAACCTGCGGATCAACATGTCGTGGTCGGTATGCCAGACACCGAGATTCACCGCTTCGCAGAAGAACACAACGTCGATCTAATCGTTGTTGGCTCGCATGGGCGTCATGGCTTTGCCCTGCTACTTGGCTCTACCTCTACCGGCGTACTTCACGGCGCGCAGTGTGACGTTTTGGCCGTTAGGGTCGGCAAAAAAGGTGAACAGAGCGACGAGTAA
- a CDS encoding ATP-binding cassette domain-containing protein — protein MTLLRLEQLQLAYGTQVLLNRADLTVEKGERLALVGRNGTGKSTLLKLVAGDIHADDGSIWRAPGLKIGVLSQELPESSGMTIFDMVAQGLPEAGELLSEYQHLINDPDPDMNRMAKLQTRIEAIDGWSFHQSIDVVLTRLGLPPEAEMSALSGGWRRRVALARALVSEPDLLLLDEPTNHLDLDTIAWLEEQLLAFNGAVLLITHDRAFLSKLATTILELDRGKLGRYPGNYAEYQERKQHELEVEAREHALFDKKLAQEEVWIRQGVKARRTRNEGRVRELEQMRLERSQRRERQGTANLNVDSGERTGKRVVELKGVTQRFGNDVILRDVNLEVMRGDRIGFLGRNGAGKTTLLKILLGELAPTEGSAQLGTNLKVAYFDQLRAGLELEKTVYDNVAQGSDRVTVGGKDRHVMSYLQDFLFTPDRVRQPVKALSGGESNRLLLAKLFTQPANVLVLDEPTNDLDMETLELLEELLLDFDGTLLLVSHDRTFMDNVVTSMLAFEGEGYVREYVGGYTDWIRQGGKLPPAPWEGAARQNTEPTSVVVEKTPEKPVVEPAKKTVKLSYKVQRELDALPAQIERLESEVEALEQEIGDPAFYQQEASAVTAKLQALENVQQTLETAMERWMELEAMANGD, from the coding sequence GTGACCTTGTTACGACTCGAACAGCTGCAACTCGCTTACGGCACCCAAGTACTGCTTAACCGCGCCGACCTAACGGTTGAAAAAGGCGAGCGGCTGGCGCTGGTCGGGCGCAACGGCACCGGTAAATCAACGCTATTAAAACTAGTGGCGGGCGATATTCATGCCGATGACGGCTCTATTTGGCGAGCGCCGGGCTTGAAAATTGGCGTACTGTCTCAGGAGTTGCCTGAATCCTCAGGCATGACGATTTTTGACATGGTTGCTCAGGGGCTGCCCGAAGCGGGGGAGCTGCTATCCGAATACCAGCACCTAATCAATGACCCTGACCCCGATATGAACCGCATGGCCAAGTTGCAAACCCGCATCGAAGCCATCGACGGCTGGTCTTTCCATCAGAGCATTGATGTCGTACTCACTCGTTTAGGGTTACCCCCTGAAGCTGAAATGAGTGCGCTTTCTGGTGGCTGGCGCCGTCGTGTTGCACTGGCACGAGCACTAGTTTCAGAGCCTGACTTACTGCTCCTTGACGAGCCCACCAACCATCTTGATCTAGACACGATTGCTTGGTTGGAAGAGCAACTGCTGGCCTTTAATGGCGCGGTATTACTGATTACCCACGACCGTGCTTTCTTATCTAAGCTGGCCACCACGATTCTTGAGCTAGACCGAGGTAAGCTTGGCCGTTATCCCGGTAACTATGCAGAGTATCAAGAGCGAAAGCAGCATGAGCTGGAAGTAGAAGCCCGTGAACATGCGCTTTTCGATAAAAAGCTCGCCCAGGAAGAAGTCTGGATTCGTCAAGGCGTCAAGGCACGGCGTACCCGCAACGAAGGCCGTGTGCGAGAACTTGAACAGATGCGTTTGGAGCGCAGCCAGCGCCGTGAACGTCAGGGCACTGCTAATCTCAACGTTGACAGCGGCGAACGTACTGGTAAGCGGGTAGTCGAGCTGAAAGGCGTAACACAGCGCTTCGGCAATGATGTCATTCTGCGTGATGTGAACCTTGAAGTGATGCGTGGCGACCGTATTGGCTTCCTAGGTCGCAACGGTGCCGGTAAAACAACGCTGCTGAAAATCTTGCTAGGCGAGCTTGCCCCTACGGAAGGTAGTGCTCAGTTGGGTACCAATTTGAAGGTCGCTTACTTCGATCAGCTACGCGCTGGCTTGGAACTGGAAAAAACTGTCTACGACAACGTCGCCCAGGGCAGCGATCGGGTAACCGTTGGCGGAAAAGATCGCCACGTGATGAGTTACCTTCAGGATTTTCTATTCACACCTGACCGTGTTCGACAGCCGGTGAAAGCGCTTTCCGGCGGAGAGTCCAACCGTCTGTTGTTAGCCAAGCTGTTTACCCAGCCTGCCAACGTACTGGTGTTGGATGAGCCTACCAACGACTTGGACATGGAAACCCTTGAGCTGCTTGAAGAGCTGCTGTTGGACTTTGACGGCACGCTGCTACTGGTCTCTCACGACCGGACATTTATGGATAACGTCGTGACCAGCATGCTGGCCTTTGAGGGTGAGGGCTATGTGCGTGAATACGTGGGTGGCTACACGGATTGGATTCGCCAAGGAGGTAAACTGCCGCCAGCACCTTGGGAAGGTGCCGCTCGCCAGAACACTGAACCGACTAGCGTTGTGGTTGAAAAAACGCCAGAGAAGCCGGTTGTAGAGCCCGCTAAGAAAACCGTTAAGCTCTCTTATAAAGTGCAGCGAGAGTTAGACGCGTTACCTGCACAGATTGAGCGCCTTGAGAGTGAGGTAGAGGCGTTAGAGCAAGAGATTGGCGATCCTGCCTTCTATCAGCAAGAAGCCAGTGCCGTCACTGCTAAGTTGCAAGCGTTAGAAAATGTACAGCAAACGCTTGAGACGGCAATGGAGCGTTGGATGGAGCTTGAAGCAATGGCCAACGGTGACTGA